One Oryzomonas sagensis DNA segment encodes these proteins:
- a CDS encoding NADH-quinone oxidoreductase subunit J: MEQIIFYILAGVAVIGTILAITEKHPVHAILYLVTSLFSIAVIFYLLMAPLVAAFEVILYAGAIMVLFLFVIMMLDLGHPEKGVAPRWRQWLSALVLAGASIASLAVVIVSRRGSAAPAPALPIREVARRLFEDHGLAVELVSLQLLFALVGALYLGRQDSPSPGLRPPSPPGRGGGDEGNPS, translated from the coding sequence ATGGAACAGATCATCTTCTACATACTGGCAGGCGTGGCCGTTATCGGCACGATCCTGGCCATTACCGAGAAACACCCGGTGCATGCCATCCTGTACCTGGTCACCTCCCTGTTCTCCATCGCGGTGATCTTTTACCTGCTGATGGCGCCGCTGGTGGCGGCCTTCGAGGTGATCCTCTACGCCGGGGCCATCATGGTGCTGTTCCTGTTCGTGATCATGATGCTCGACCTGGGGCACCCGGAAAAAGGGGTCGCACCCCGGTGGCGCCAGTGGCTGTCGGCCCTGGTGCTGGCCGGGGCGAGCATCGCCTCCCTGGCGGTCGTCATCGTCTCCCGCCGTGGTTCCGCAGCACCGGCCCCGGCCCTGCCGATCCGCGAGGTGGCCCGGCGCCTGTTTGAGGATCACGGTCTGGCGGTGGAACTGGTTTCGTTACAGCTTCTGTTTGCTTTAGTGGGGGCTTTGTATTTGGGGCGGCAAGATTCCCCCTCACCCGGCCTTCGGCCACCCTCTCCCCCGGGGAGAGGGGGTGGAGATGAGGGGAATCCGTCATGA
- the nuoI gene encoding NADH-quinone oxidoreductase subunit NuoI — translation MPIFSDIRAILGGFRITLAHMLRRPVTIQYPEEKRTPYPRYRARIVLTRDPDGGERCVACYLCSAACPVDCISMQAAEGADGRRYAAWFRINFSRCIFCGLCAEACPTLAIQMTPDFEICKRDIMDLVYEKEDLLIDGCGKDDSYNFYRHAGIAVTQPRGEGVEENPPVDARSLMP, via the coding sequence ATGCCGATATTCTCCGACATACGGGCCATCCTGGGCGGTTTCCGCATCACCCTGGCGCACATGCTGCGCCGGCCGGTCACCATCCAGTATCCCGAGGAAAAACGCACCCCGTACCCGCGTTACCGGGCGCGGATCGTGCTGACCCGCGACCCGGACGGCGGCGAGCGCTGCGTGGCCTGCTACCTCTGTTCCGCCGCCTGTCCCGTGGACTGCATCTCCATGCAGGCCGCCGAAGGGGCGGATGGCCGCCGCTATGCCGCATGGTTCCGGATCAACTTCTCCCGCTGCATCTTCTGCGGCCTGTGCGCTGAGGCCTGCCCGACCCTGGCCATCCAGATGACCCCCGATTTCGAGATCTGCAAGCGGGACATCATGGACTTGGTTTATGAAAAAGAGGACCTGCTGATCGATGGCTGCGGCAAGGACGATTCCTACAACTTCTACCGCCATGCCGGTATCGCCGTGACCCAGCCCCGGGGCGAGGGGGTGGAGGAAAATCCGCCGGTGGATGCCAGGTCGTTGATGCCGTAA
- a CDS encoding ankyrin repeat domain-containing protein, with translation MESVNAKDRHGHTPLINAAKEGQKDFVQDLLHRGADLTASSDKGKTALHYAAANGHTEIVKMLVDKGADVDVRDHEGHTPLMLAAIYGCNLTVQALLDGGADAGLKTSTGNTASRYADNNSHPLASALLKKAERAKHGNA, from the coding sequence ATGGAAAGTGTGAACGCCAAAGACCGTCACGGCCACACCCCTCTGATCAATGCCGCGAAAGAGGGGCAGAAGGACTTTGTTCAAGACCTGCTGCACCGGGGCGCCGACTTGACCGCCAGCAGCGACAAAGGCAAAACGGCCCTCCACTACGCCGCCGCCAACGGCCACACCGAAATCGTCAAGATGCTGGTCGACAAGGGCGCCGACGTTGACGTCCGCGACCATGAGGGGCATACTCCCCTGATGCTGGCCGCCATCTACGGCTGCAACCTGACGGTGCAGGCCCTGCTGGACGGCGGCGCCGATGCGGGACTCAAAACGTCCACCGGCAATACCGCCAGCCGCTATGCGGACAACAACAGCCACCCCCTGGCCTCGGCGCTGCTCAAGAAGGCCGAGCGGGCCAAACACGGTAACGCCTGA
- the nuoH gene encoding NADH-quinone oxidoreductase subunit NuoH — protein MTASTVDIALFAAKLGMIFFVILTLAAYLVFAERKVLAWIQDRKGPNRVGPLGLLQPLADLIKLLTKEDFIPRAADKWLFYLAPAMAAIPAILTFAVIPFGAPVTIAGRRVPMLVADLNVGLLFFLALSSIAVYGVAIGGWASNSKYSLLGGIRGLAQLISYELSMGLSLVPVVMLARSFSLADIVAAQAPIPFIVYQPLAFLIFLISITAECKRIPFDIPEAEGELVAGFHSEYSGMRFGLFFVGEYINIIVLGGLATTFFLGGWHGPFLAPVIWFSLKTLGFAFFFIWMRGTLPRLRYDQLMHLGWKVLTPLALANILVTGWWLALRGDMIPLSR, from the coding sequence ATGACGGCATCCACTGTGGACATAGCGCTGTTTGCGGCAAAGCTGGGGATGATCTTCTTCGTGATCCTTACCCTGGCCGCCTACTTGGTATTCGCCGAACGGAAGGTCCTGGCCTGGATCCAGGATCGCAAGGGACCCAATCGCGTCGGCCCCCTTGGACTTCTCCAACCCCTTGCAGATCTGATCAAGCTCCTCACCAAAGAAGATTTTATCCCAAGAGCCGCCGACAAATGGCTGTTCTACCTTGCCCCGGCCATGGCCGCCATCCCGGCCATTCTGACCTTTGCCGTCATCCCGTTCGGTGCGCCGGTGACCATTGCCGGCCGCCGGGTGCCGATGCTGGTGGCCGATCTGAACGTCGGGCTGCTGTTTTTCCTGGCGCTCTCCTCCATCGCCGTGTACGGCGTTGCCATCGGCGGCTGGGCCTCCAACTCCAAGTACTCCCTGCTGGGGGGCATTCGCGGCCTGGCCCAGCTGATCTCCTACGAACTGTCCATGGGGCTGTCCCTGGTGCCGGTGGTCATGCTGGCCCGTTCCTTCAGCCTGGCGGACATCGTCGCCGCCCAGGCCCCCATCCCGTTCATCGTCTACCAGCCCCTGGCCTTTCTCATCTTTCTGATCAGCATCACGGCGGAGTGCAAACGCATCCCCTTCGACATCCCCGAGGCCGAGGGGGAGTTGGTGGCCGGCTTCCACTCCGAATACTCCGGCATGCGCTTCGGCCTGTTCTTTGTGGGGGAATACATCAACATCATCGTGCTGGGCGGACTGGCGACGACCTTCTTCCTGGGGGGATGGCACGGCCCCTTTCTGGCGCCGGTGATCTGGTTTTCCCTCAAGACCCTGGGGTTTGCCTTCTTCTTCATCTGGATGCGCGGGACCCTGCCCCGTCTGCGCTACGATCAGCTCATGCACCTGGGGTGGAAGGTGCTGACGCCCCTGGCCCTGGCGAATATCCTGGTCACCGGCTGGTGGCTGGCGTTGCGTGGGGACATGATACCTTTATCACGATGA
- the yihA gene encoding ribosome biogenesis GTP-binding protein YihA/YsxC, with protein MDVHQAEFIKSAVKPKDYPETALPEVAFVGRSNVGKSSLINVLVNRKSLVRTSSTPGRTQLINFFDVNGRLVLVDLPGYGYAKAPPEVRKQWQPMIETYLAKRENLRAVVLILDIRRIPADGDLEMLRWLETYGIPPIIVLTKCDKLSKNEQARQAGVIAAAIGRRREELLPFSALSKAGRDMVWRVITELAGLESVTT; from the coding sequence ATGGATGTACACCAGGCGGAATTCATCAAAAGTGCGGTAAAACCGAAGGACTACCCGGAGACGGCCCTGCCCGAGGTGGCCTTTGTGGGCCGCTCCAACGTGGGCAAGTCGTCGTTGATCAATGTGCTGGTCAACCGCAAAAGCCTGGTTCGGACCAGTTCCACTCCCGGCAGAACCCAGTTGATCAACTTTTTCGACGTTAACGGCCGCTTGGTCCTGGTGGACCTGCCCGGCTATGGCTACGCCAAGGCGCCGCCCGAGGTGCGCAAACAGTGGCAACCGATGATCGAGACCTACCTGGCCAAGCGCGAGAACCTGCGGGCGGTGGTCTTGATCCTGGATATCCGCCGCATCCCCGCGGACGGGGATCTGGAGATGCTGCGCTGGCTGGAGACCTATGGTATCCCGCCGATCATCGTGTTGACGAAATGCGACAAACTCTCGAAGAACGAGCAGGCCCGTCAGGCGGGAGTGATCGCTGCGGCCATCGGCCGCAGGCGGGAGGAGCTGCTCCCCTTCTCTGCCCTGTCGAAGGCCGGGCGCGACATGGTCTGGCGGGTGATCACGGAACTGGCCGGGCTGGAGAGCGTCACGACCTGA
- a CDS encoding acylphosphatase, with protein MNIRVSVTVFGRVQGVAFRHYTSLRAAELGVNGWVGNLPDGSVAGVFEGDESGVNALVEWCHQGPPAAWVERLDLRRETCVGEFTGFSIRS; from the coding sequence ATGAATATCAGGGTTTCCGTCACGGTTTTCGGCCGTGTCCAGGGGGTAGCGTTTCGTCACTACACCAGCCTCCGCGCCGCGGAGCTGGGCGTCAACGGCTGGGTCGGGAATCTGCCGGACGGCTCGGTAGCCGGCGTGTTCGAGGGCGATGAGAGTGGGGTGAACGCCCTGGTCGAATGGTGCCATCAGGGGCCGCCCGCCGCCTGGGTGGAACGGCTCGACCTGCGCCGTGAGACCTGCGTCGGCGAATTCACGGGGTTCTCCATCAGGTCGTGA
- the folE2 gene encoding GTP cyclohydrolase FolE2 produces the protein MPDMQKRPDHRRIPIAKVGVKDISYPIVVMDKNHSLQHTVARINMYVDLPHHFKGTHMSRFVEILNRHREHIGLDKLEPILDEVKARLGSASAHVEIQFPYFIEKKAPVSGAKSLMEYSCEFKASMTDTLDFVLVVKVPLTSLCPCSKELSRAGAHNQRSVMTVRVRYREFIWIEDLVELIEQCGSSPLYSLLKREDEKYVTEQAYDNPRFVEDMVREAYSRLAAVENITWFSVEAENFESIHNHSAYAAVELDRRA, from the coding sequence ATGCCGGACATGCAGAAACGCCCCGACCACCGCAGGATACCCATCGCCAAGGTCGGCGTCAAGGACATCTCCTACCCCATCGTGGTGATGGACAAGAACCACTCGCTCCAGCACACGGTGGCGCGGATCAACATGTACGTTGACCTGCCCCACCACTTCAAGGGGACCCACATGAGCCGCTTCGTGGAGATCCTCAACCGCCACCGTGAGCATATCGGCCTGGACAAGCTGGAGCCGATCCTGGACGAGGTGAAGGCCCGGCTCGGCTCCGCCAGTGCCCACGTGGAGATCCAGTTTCCCTACTTCATCGAAAAGAAGGCGCCGGTCTCGGGCGCCAAAAGCCTTATGGAGTACAGCTGCGAGTTCAAGGCGTCCATGACCGATACCCTGGATTTCGTGCTGGTGGTCAAGGTGCCGCTCACCTCGCTCTGCCCGTGCAGCAAGGAGCTTTCCCGCGCCGGCGCCCACAACCAGCGCAGCGTCATGACCGTGCGGGTGCGCTACCGGGAGTTCATCTGGATCGAGGATCTGGTGGAGTTGATCGAGCAGTGCGGCAGTAGCCCGCTCTACTCCCTGCTCAAACGGGAGGACGAGAAGTACGTCACCGAGCAGGCCTACGACAATCCGCGTTTTGTGGAGGACATGGTCCGGGAGGCTTATTCCCGGCTGGCAGCCGTGGAAAACATCACCTGGTTCTCGGTGGAGGCGGAAAACTTCGAGTCGATCCACAACCATTCGGCCTATGCTGCCGTGGAGCTCGACCGCCGGGCATGA
- a CDS encoding TIGR04282 family arsenosugar biosynthesis glycosyltransferase, with protein sequence MTRGLIIFAREPLVGTVKTRLAQDLGSHRSATDLYAAMLADVLAAAVTLDDTRLLIFWASKNGSVPSVPALPQAAMFEQQGGDLGERMANAFETALASGCETCCIIGSDAPDLPPEYILRAFDLLELGEAEAVFGPAEDGGYYLLGLRRLQKRLFEEIAWSSSEVLHTSLERAQLCGLGTALLPPWRDIDTGEDLEAFLERPTRDTAPRTLAVARRLKGSATLCPTI encoded by the coding sequence ATGACCAGAGGACTGATCATCTTTGCCCGGGAGCCGCTCGTCGGCACGGTAAAAACCCGGCTGGCCCAGGATCTGGGCAGCCATCGGAGCGCAACGGACCTGTATGCGGCCATGCTGGCCGATGTGCTCGCCGCCGCCGTCACCCTGGACGATACCCGCCTGCTGATCTTCTGGGCGTCGAAAAACGGATCCGTTCCCTCTGTTCCGGCCCTGCCCCAGGCGGCGATGTTCGAACAGCAGGGGGGAGACTTGGGCGAACGCATGGCCAACGCCTTTGAAACGGCCCTGGCGAGCGGTTGCGAAACATGCTGCATCATCGGCAGCGATGCGCCCGACCTCCCCCCGGAGTACATCCTCCGGGCGTTTGACCTCCTGGAGCTGGGGGAAGCCGAGGCGGTTTTCGGCCCGGCCGAGGACGGGGGCTATTACCTGCTCGGCCTGCGGCGCTTGCAGAAGCGGCTGTTCGAGGAGATTGCCTGGAGCAGTTCGGAGGTTCTGCACACCAGCCTGGAACGGGCCCAGCTCTGCGGGCTCGGGACCGCCCTCCTGCCGCCGTGGCGGGATATCGACACAGGTGAGGACCTGGAGGCATTTCTGGAGCGGCCCACGCGGGATACTGCGCCCCGGACCCTGGCCGTGGCGCGACGCCTGAAAGGAAGTGCGACCTTATGTCCGACTATCTGA
- a CDS encoding PAS domain-containing hybrid sensor histidine kinase/response regulator, whose amino-acid sequence MSDYLMAILVEFTGGDFAPDHFVRLGTAALFWVLLIWAAMRQRRHDPQRNRLLLIGFALGLVRELFMFAVLFLSFSKTIPNALMQPFTEPVEQLLTGVSLVWIASAYLDSLLDARLAGRYLKGGVACLLAAYLATFRGWASFSSSLPEANFHASGYGVTFHLAGALVLAAALVFLWRVSGWRRTALLIAFGCFFLDDALGLAYGIASASAITVLGPIRHGLHMFAIPVFGYIYGRELWEHHLTAEREALRSRERHQKLVDTIEGIVWEAAADTLRFTFVSAQAERILGYPVSVWLSDPDFCHDRIHPEDRGWVLDICRAMGRDGASRQFEFRMIDAGGGTLWLRNAVSVIAEDGQPPILRGQMFDITERRKMIDSLRESEAKFRSYIEFAPIGAFVVDHLGRYVETNRTGAAMLGYAETELLDMSIADVLPPEYRETGRQNFERLKEVGSASRESLLVRKDGGLLWVSLQAVKLGHDRYIGFFQDITERKQTEQALISAKDAADAANAAKSQFLANMSHELRTPLNGIIGMSGLLMDTDLTPEQLEYAGIALKSSKDLLDLIDELLDFARIEAGKLLFEKRDFNLQTVLKDTMQILSLQAAEKRLQLDWGVEPDVPLHLKGDPGRLAQIIRNIVGNGIKFTRQGGVAVHVSREAEEGGEVTLQFAVTDTGIGIPQEYLSRIFTPFVQVDGSSTRKYSGTGLGLAISNQLAELMGGSINVVSAVGSGSTFRIVLPFEKQEQKPMKNQEGENRTIFFSRDADAPQRARILLAEDHTTNRRVIRMMLNKLGYETDAVANGRDAIKALESTSYDLVLMDCQMPEMNGYDATAVIRDPASRVLDHATPVIALTANAMAGERDKCIEAGMNDYLSKPVLVQDLETVLSKWLENR is encoded by the coding sequence ATGTCCGACTATCTGATGGCAATACTGGTCGAGTTTACCGGCGGGGACTTTGCCCCCGATCATTTCGTTCGCCTCGGCACGGCGGCCCTGTTCTGGGTCCTGCTCATCTGGGCGGCCATGCGCCAGCGCCGCCACGACCCGCAGCGCAACAGGCTGCTGCTGATCGGCTTCGCCCTCGGTCTGGTGCGGGAACTCTTCATGTTCGCCGTCCTGTTCCTCTCCTTCAGCAAGACGATTCCAAACGCGCTCATGCAGCCGTTCACCGAACCGGTGGAACAGCTTTTGACCGGTGTTTCCCTGGTATGGATCGCCTCCGCCTATCTGGACAGCCTGCTCGACGCCCGCTTGGCCGGGCGCTACCTCAAAGGAGGAGTGGCCTGTCTGCTCGCCGCCTATCTGGCAACCTTCCGGGGCTGGGCCTCCTTCAGCAGCAGCCTTCCGGAGGCGAACTTCCATGCCAGCGGATATGGCGTGACCTTCCACCTCGCCGGGGCCCTGGTGCTGGCTGCCGCCCTCGTCTTCCTGTGGCGTGTCTCGGGATGGCGCCGAACGGCGCTCCTGATCGCCTTCGGCTGTTTTTTTCTGGATGACGCCCTGGGCCTGGCATACGGCATCGCATCCGCAAGCGCCATCACCGTTCTCGGGCCGATCCGCCACGGTCTGCACATGTTCGCCATCCCGGTCTTCGGCTATATCTACGGCCGCGAATTGTGGGAACATCACCTGACAGCGGAACGGGAGGCGCTCCGCTCCCGGGAACGCCACCAGAAACTGGTTGATACGATCGAGGGGATCGTCTGGGAGGCGGCTGCGGATACGCTTCGTTTCACGTTTGTCAGCGCCCAGGCCGAGCGGATTCTGGGATACCCGGTGTCGGTCTGGCTGTCCGATCCGGACTTCTGCCATGACCGCATCCACCCGGAGGATCGCGGCTGGGTGCTGGATATCTGCCGCGCAATGGGGCGTGATGGCGCATCACGACAGTTCGAATTCCGTATGATCGATGCCGGCGGCGGCACCCTGTGGCTGCGCAATGCCGTCTCGGTGATTGCCGAGGATGGCCAGCCGCCGATCCTGCGAGGGCAGATGTTCGATATCACCGAACGGCGAAAAATGATTGACTCCCTGCGGGAAAGCGAGGCCAAATTCCGTTCGTATATCGAGTTTGCGCCCATCGGCGCATTCGTTGTCGACCATTTGGGGCGGTACGTCGAGACGAACCGCACCGGGGCCGCGATGCTGGGGTATGCCGAAACCGAACTGCTCGACATGTCAATCGCGGATGTGCTGCCCCCCGAATACCGGGAAACGGGACGGCAAAATTTCGAACGGCTGAAGGAAGTGGGTTCTGCCAGCCGGGAGTCGCTCCTGGTGCGGAAAGACGGGGGCTTGCTCTGGGTCTCCCTCCAGGCCGTCAAGCTCGGCCACGACCGCTACATCGGGTTTTTCCAGGACATTACCGAACGGAAACAGACGGAACAGGCCCTGATTTCGGCCAAGGACGCAGCCGATGCGGCCAATGCCGCCAAGAGCCAGTTTCTGGCCAACATGAGCCACGAGCTCCGCACACCCTTGAACGGTATCATCGGCATGAGCGGGCTTCTGATGGATACGGATCTGACCCCCGAGCAGCTCGAATACGCCGGGATCGCCCTCAAAAGCAGCAAGGATCTGCTGGACCTCATCGATGAACTTCTCGACTTCGCCCGCATCGAGGCAGGAAAACTCCTGTTTGAAAAACGCGACTTCAATCTCCAGACCGTCCTCAAGGACACCATGCAGATACTGTCACTGCAGGCCGCGGAAAAGAGGCTGCAGTTGGACTGGGGGGTGGAACCGGATGTGCCGCTGCACCTCAAGGGCGATCCGGGCCGTTTGGCCCAGATCATCAGGAACATCGTGGGCAACGGCATCAAATTCACCCGGCAGGGTGGTGTGGCGGTCCACGTATCCCGCGAGGCGGAGGAGGGGGGAGAGGTGACGCTCCAGTTTGCCGTAACCGATACCGGCATCGGTATCCCCCAGGAGTACCTGAGCCGCATCTTCACCCCCTTCGTCCAGGTCGACGGCTCAAGCACGCGCAAATACAGCGGCACGGGACTGGGGCTGGCCATCAGCAACCAACTGGCCGAACTCATGGGCGGCTCCATCAACGTGGTAAGCGCCGTGGGCTCGGGTTCGACCTTCCGCATCGTCCTGCCGTTCGAGAAACAGGAGCAGAAGCCAATGAAGAATCAGGAAGGCGAAAACCGGACCATATTCTTCAGCCGTGACGCCGACGCCCCCCAACGCGCCCGCATCCTGCTGGCCGAGGACCATACGACCAACCGGCGGGTGATCAGGATGATGCTCAACAAGCTGGGCTACGAGACCGACGCCGTGGCCAACGGCCGCGACGCGATCAAGGCCCTGGAAAGCACCTCCTACGACCTGGTGCTGATGGACTGCCAGATGCCGGAAATGAACGGCTACGACGCCACCGCCGTCATCCGCGACCCCGCCTCCCGCGTCCTCGATCATGCAACGCCGGTGATCGCCCTGACGGCCAACGCCATGGCCGGCGAACGGGATAAGTGCATCGAAGCGGGCATGAACGATTACCTCTCGAAACCGGTGCTGGTCCAGGACCTGGAAACGGTCCTGAGCAAATGGCTTGAAAACCGATAG
- the mqnB gene encoding futalosine hydrolase, with the protein MQPILIMTAVPQEMTLLEHALTNTVRRTATAFEYAEGTIGTLPVLLCAGGVGKINAAAATATLIERCRPRLVINTGCAGAYPGSGLSIGHLAVASNEILGDEGVLTTGGWRDLRFMELPSFMQGKRAYHNEIPLSKHAAEKAMQLADYYGVFLMRGRFVTVSTCSGTRQRGETLARHFNAIAESMEGAAVAQICLRSGVDCLEIRGISNPVVDRDMSAWDIPRAAESAQRFVLKYLEDLDRPELSAFMQVAPER; encoded by the coding sequence ATGCAACCGATTCTCATCATGACGGCAGTGCCGCAGGAAATGACCCTGCTGGAACACGCCCTGACCAACACAGTCCGACGGACGGCAACCGCTTTCGAGTATGCCGAGGGGACCATCGGTACGCTCCCCGTACTACTCTGCGCGGGTGGCGTCGGCAAGATCAACGCCGCTGCCGCCACGGCTACCCTGATCGAACGCTGCCGGCCGCGCCTGGTGATCAATACCGGCTGCGCGGGCGCCTATCCCGGGAGCGGGCTTTCCATCGGCCACCTCGCCGTTGCCAGCAACGAAATTCTGGGGGATGAGGGGGTCCTGACGACCGGCGGGTGGAGGGATCTGCGCTTCATGGAGTTACCATCCTTCATGCAGGGCAAGCGGGCCTATCACAATGAAATCCCCCTGTCCAAACACGCCGCCGAAAAGGCCATGCAGCTTGCCGATTATTACGGAGTATTCCTGATGCGGGGACGGTTCGTGACCGTTTCCACCTGTAGCGGGACGCGTCAGCGCGGCGAGACCTTGGCGCGGCACTTCAACGCCATTGCCGAAAGCATGGAGGGGGCGGCCGTGGCCCAGATATGCCTGCGGTCGGGCGTGGACTGCCTGGAGATCCGCGGCATCAGCAATCCGGTGGTCGATCGGGATATGAGCGCCTGGGATATCCCGCGGGCTGCGGAATCGGCACAACGCTTCGTGCTCAAATACCTGGAAGACCTGGACCGGCCGGAGTTGAGCGCTTTTATGCAGGTGGCGCCCGAACGGTAA
- a CDS encoding M48 family metalloprotease, translating into MMFPSPSAARRMICLLLAGLSLAGCRLEDLTPQQIGMIASSVQTIGKAARPVSDEEEYYIGRAVAAQLTATYPLYRNKRLTEYLNLVGQTLALHTEQPTTFGGYHFAVLDTPEINAFACPGGTVLITRGMIASVKNEDELAAVLAHELGHVIHRDGIAAIQSSRWSQALLIIGSQAAREFSSKDTAQLVSLFQGSIDDVVKTLVVNGYGRDQEKKADLAALGYLAAAGYDPQGLVGYLDRLQEAGRGSKGGILATHPGTDERLENVREAGAVSVDRSGFPRRSKRFADMVP; encoded by the coding sequence ATGATGTTCCCGTCGCCATCAGCCGCCCGCCGTATGATCTGCCTCCTGCTGGCCGGCCTCTCCCTGGCCGGCTGCCGGCTGGAGGATCTCACCCCCCAGCAGATCGGCATGATCGCCTCGTCGGTGCAGACCATCGGCAAGGCGGCGCGCCCCGTCTCCGACGAAGAGGAATACTACATCGGCCGGGCCGTGGCGGCCCAACTCACCGCCACCTACCCCCTCTACCGCAACAAGCGCCTCACCGAGTACCTGAACCTGGTGGGGCAGACGCTGGCGCTCCACACCGAACAACCGACAACCTTCGGCGGCTACCATTTTGCCGTTCTGGACACCCCGGAGATCAACGCCTTCGCCTGTCCCGGCGGCACCGTCCTGATCACCCGGGGGATGATCGCCTCGGTGAAGAACGAGGATGAACTGGCCGCCGTACTGGCCCACGAATTGGGTCATGTCATCCATCGCGACGGCATTGCGGCCATCCAGTCCTCCCGCTGGAGCCAGGCGCTGCTGATCATCGGCAGCCAGGCGGCCCGGGAGTTCAGTTCCAAGGATACCGCGCAACTGGTCTCCCTGTTCCAGGGCTCCATCGACGATGTGGTCAAGACCCTCGTGGTGAACGGCTACGGCCGGGATCAGGAGAAAAAGGCCGACTTGGCCGCCCTCGGGTATCTTGCCGCCGCCGGTTACGACCCCCAGGGGCTGGTGGGGTATCTGGATCGGCTTCAGGAGGCGGGCAGAGGGTCGAAGGGGGGCATCCTGGCCACTCATCCCGGAACCGATGAGCGCCTCGAAAATGTGCGCGAGGCGGGCGCCGTGTCCGTTGACCGTTCCGGTTTTCCCCGGCGCAGTAAACGTTTTGCGGACATGGTCCCCTGA
- a CDS encoding SH3 domain-containing protein yields the protein MRPLTRYILLICLLWTVDAAAETVSVVTRDNAIRSESRFFAPVRAKVRYGDRLTVIGRKGDWYQVSAKGVNGWVHKSAVESRSYSASGRGRSAGGVSADEVSLAGKGFNPQVEAGYRNANKNLNYGTVDEIERLAVGEKSLETFIQQGGLIQP from the coding sequence ATGAGACCATTAACCCGTTACATACTGCTGATCTGCCTGCTCTGGACCGTGGATGCCGCCGCCGAGACGGTGAGCGTGGTCACCCGGGACAACGCCATCCGTTCCGAGAGCCGTTTCTTCGCCCCGGTCAGGGCCAAGGTGCGCTACGGCGACCGCCTGACCGTCATCGGCCGCAAAGGGGATTGGTACCAGGTGAGCGCCAAGGGGGTGAACGGCTGGGTCCACAAGAGCGCCGTGGAGTCCCGTTCCTACTCGGCATCCGGCCGGGGGCGCTCCGCGGGCGGGGTGTCCGCCGACGAGGTCTCCCTGGCCGGCAAGGGGTTCAATCCCCAGGTCGAGGCGGGGTATCGCAACGCCAACAAAAACCTGAACTACGGGACGGTGGACGAGATCGAACGTCTCGCCGTGGGCGAGAAGAGTCTGGAGACGTTCATCCAGCAGGGAGGTCTGATCCAGCCATGA